In Poecile atricapillus isolate bPoeAtr1 chromosome 1, bPoeAtr1.hap1, whole genome shotgun sequence, the sequence CTGATGGCACATGTGAGCTGGACAGCTGCAAGTGTGTGGATGCACAGTTTCCCTTggcacatgaaaacaaatgctgagGAATTGGAACAATTATTgggtggagggaagggaagTTAGCAGGTGAAAGACCAAAAGTTGAATCCAAGTTTACTGGTTCTATTTATTCCTCCGTTCCCTGGAAGCTGGTGCTTTTTTGTGTGACACAGCCTGCCCTTCAGCAGAGATCATGGCAGAAGTATTTAGTGGCAGTAATAAGAAAAAGTCTGTATATTTGTAAATAACAGCACACGCTGTTATGTTTGAAGCATACAAATATCACTGATGTGTGTTCTTGTAGCTGCATCTCCCCCTTTCCACTAACAATCTTAACTCCTCAACATATTCCTTGTGATGACTGTCATGGAGCAAAGGAATCCAAACATTTACAGACTGGCCAAGGGACTCTCTGTACCACTGAGAAAACTGTTACCCACTGAGAAACATAAGTATCTGAACTTCCTCAGTTTTCTGAGAAAAGCTAAGGTTTACCTAGAAGCAACATATTGGTTCAGATTCATTCCCAGTGCTTTAGGCACTGACTATCCATGGTTTAAAGTCATTAATTTTTCACAAAACCATCTTTATTCTTCTCTTGAAGACTAATAGCATAAGACTTGGTTCCCATCCTTGATCCTACAGATATGGCACACAGAAGAAGAAGCACCAAACAAAATCTGCGTTCTCTGTTTTATGTGACAGGTGAGgaagtggaaaaagaaataacaacaAGAGCAATCCAACAAAACAAGGGAGAAAAAGGATAATCATatcatagaattacagaatggccTGTACTGGAAGGCACTTTATCTAGTCCAACCTCCCCTACTCTGGGCAAAGACGCTTTTCACTAGACAAGATTGCTCAACACCCCATCTAAcctagccttgaacacttccaggcatgggacatccacagcttctctgggcaacctgctccagtgcctcactggagtaaagaatttctttctaatatctaatctaaggCTACACTCATTCAGCTTGAAGCTATTGCCCCTTGTCCTATGACTACATGAGCTCGTAaaaagcccctctccagctctctatAAGCacccttcaggtactggaagggtGCTAGAAGGCATCCCCACAAGGACTGAGAATATTCCACAAAGTCACAAAGGTATTTGATTCCTGTTTCAGCATGGACAAGATTTAGGTACATTCACAGAACCGAACTATAGTCACCTCTATTTTTCTGCAGCAATAGCATTGCACAGGGTTTAGTTGACTTCCCACAATGGATTTCTCAAAGAACCAAAGCCTGCAAGACTAGGACTATAAAGATGAGGATAAGAGTATTCCTTTTGTAGATcttgggggtgtgtgtgtgtatagcTAAACCAATACAAGCCCATTGAACTAATGCAAAACAAGATAACACTGAATGAAAGAAGGAGCAAAGATCTCTGGGCCCTTTCAAACCAAATCATTCCCAGTGTAATTTTATGTATCTGAATACTTCCAGTTGAATGACTAAAGAAAGATTTTGATTGATTTGATTTTTGACTATTATTTAAGAGCACATAATACATCAAGGAAAGATGGCAGGACCAGGGAAAAGCTGGCAGGAAAAAGCTGGCAGTGTAGTAGTGGAAACAGATGGTCTACAAGCAAAAACTCTATTATGATTAAGAGAAAGTATTGTTAATAGGGTTACATTTCTAAAGAAGGAGTtctgccaaaaccagcacaaaacagAGTAGTTATTAAAAATTTGATTGAAGCCATCAATTTAGATTAGAAATCATCTCTCAGCTGAGACGTGAGCAGCAAGAATGTGTTTGCTTCTACCCCATTACAATATGAATTAAAATACTAAACACAAACTACTATTTCAGGTATTTATGAAATCAGAATGAAAACTACAGAACAAAAGTgatgaaaagcaaaggaagaaaatcatGGAAACATCACAGCTGGATGTCACTTGCTGGTAATTCTTCAACCGGCACTCCAAGTGTTaacaaacaatgaaaaatcaaaatacagtGGGGTCCCGTATATTCCACCTAGCTTCACTTATTGTGTCCTGCATAAGACACACATACAAATTGCTTCCATAGCTAACAGAGACAGATACTTATCCTGAGGGTGACAATGTCCCTCCTAAAACCAGTTATCTGAGATACAGAAGTGCTTAAGCTGAGATTCTTAAGTCCCCTCCAAAAGTCACTGAATGGCTTCATTTAGTCTTCAAAAGTGATTGACCTGATGTCACAAATTCAACTTCAAGGGACTGCTGAACATCCACTAAAGATACTGATTTCTAGGAGTGCATAGGAATTTAGTTATCCATGAAGATCGTGGCCTCTCTTTTTAAAAGCTGACTACAGGATGAGAAAATCCAATACTGCAAACCCTTTGCCCTGATGCATAAACTCTTGATACTAGGCAAAACTCTGCTCCGAGGAAACtgcatatttcttttccttcagcagggctgctctcatgAAACAGGGTACATACCACAATTCTTACAGTTAGAAATTCTTGACCttgttaaaaattaagaaaactaTTACATTTAGCCATGGTCTGTGGTTCAGGATAATCATTATAACTGAAACACCcatgtgttatcaacattattctcatgcTAAATCCAAACCACAGAAGAGTACCACCTACTACAAAGAAAATTACTCAATctcagccaaaaccaggacattCATGATTTCTCCAGTCCTTGCCCTGAGAGCTGTTCACAAGCCCAGGCATGTGGCAGCCTGGTCTTTACCTGTTCACACCAGGACTAGCTGGGTTTTTCTATAGAGTGGCAGAGGGCACATGAGAAGATTTCTGCTCTGAGGCTCTGGAAGATGATGCCAGTTGAGGTGCTGCTTTGTGTGTGGCCTGGAGGTCTACAACTGGCCAGACAAGTATTTGCAGGCCCAATACCACTGGTTTGTAGCAATGCTGTCCAGTAACTTCAGACCACATTTGACAGGCAGGACAGCTAAACCTGGGAGTTAGGATTGGCACAGTGTGCAGAAACGGGCACTTGCAATAGAGATGCAGCTGTAGAAAGCTGACAGACCTGTTATCAGCACCATGTTTACATGAAACTGCAATTAACGTTTTGGCTTTTCTACAAATTGCTATATTTTCTACAAATTTCTACATTGCTGACTGCCTAGTTACTTTCTTGGGCCCCATTCCTTGCACTTGAAAGtccacccctcccccccccccccaaaaaaaaaaaaaagaaccccaaaaacaaacaaataaacaagaaaaaaaaacgaAAGTGAACCAACCAACCACtaacaagcaaaaaaacaacaaaaataaacaccTACAAACAAAAACGCAAAGAAATCCGTTACAAATTCTTATTCCTCTTAGAAACCACTGTGCTTTAGTTATTCCTGACTGGAAGACGGCATGGTAGATCTGGATCAGTATGCAAAGGTGTGTTCAATCTTGCTTCACCCAGCACTGTGATATCAGCTTTGGACACATCAAATCACAGAGCAAACACAACAGTTCTGACAACGTCCACTCCTCATAGGGAACAGCAGTGATCCCCCTCCACAGCTACATGGTAACATGACAAACCATCCACAGCTGCTTGGAAAGAGCCAAGGTGTTCTGTTTCCATCATCCTTTAGCTCACACTTCCCCTTTCCAGTGGTTCATTGGTCAGCCAGGTGGTTCTGAATGTCACTCTGTGGCTCTGCAGTGCAGCCTAGCTAAAGGTCTCAAGACTGAAGAGCAAAATGACAGGAACATTTATTGCAGGTTTCCACTACTGCACAAGAGCTCTCACTTTTTGCAGCTTGAAAGAAACCCAAGTCACAGCACAGAAGCAAGCGCAACCACAGTGGGTTTGGGCAGGAAAAGCCTTCTCAGGGGGGCTAACAAAGGACTGGTGACAGAAAGGAGGTGGTTCTCTTTCACCAGAAAAATTACCGCCACTCACTTTTTCCACTGCTACTCAGGCCCTCCATGACACCATCAAAATGAACACAAGAACTGACCACTGAATGACAATATATAAACCCTGAGAAAGGAGCTGGCAGTAGACACTTTCTGCTCTGCCTTGACACACAAGCCACAGCGATGAAGCTCCACACCGCAGCAATCCTGCTCCTCTTCTGGCTTGCCATCTTCACTGTGCACACCGTCAAAGGTAAGCTTGCAGCTCGAGAAGAACTGCTCCACATTGCACCTGTGGTCTCCTGAGCAGGATTCATTGCTACCAACAGCTGATTTACAAGATAAAACTCAAAAGAAATCCAGATGAAAACTGCAAGAAAGGCAGCTTCATTGGGGATTTCATCTGATGTCCTGCCAGGTGGTGGGGTTGGTTTCTGCTTGAAAGCAAGGAGAGatcctgtgcctgagagcacttGAAGGGTTTCTGTGCAATGTTCTCTCTCTCAAAATCAAAAAATCTTGAAGGCACAATGTCTTTTAGTCTCACCGATGGCACAGAGACAGGAGCACAGTATGTTAATAACATTTCATGAAAGAAATCTTTCTTGAATAAGATgtacaattttcctttttccagacAGATTACTTTTATATGAATTTTATTGCATAAATTGTTATTTGTCTTTCTCTACCTATACAGCCTTAATCCCTCTAATACCGCTATTTTAAGAAGTTCCTCTAGTTCTACATCACATATCCCATATTGTCATGTTTCTAAATCTCTTGGTACAGACAGGAAAACTACCAATGAGAAGTAAAAGGGGGAATAATAGATTTATACAGTACCTTTTCTCTTTCCACTGAATCATACAATTGAATATCTTCTTTCAAATTTATAAACACTGGGATGAGCCATGTTTATTAggcatgctttaaaaataagtttgtcTGCAATGCTGGTTAGGTCAGTAAATTTTGGCTACCAGTACCATGTGAAAACACCCATTACCACACACATTCTTATCACAGCTAGATTCACTCAAGCAcataaaaatcacacaaaacacTGGCATGCAAGCCATATGCAAACCCACAAATATGCActcagaaacacagagaaaaggtATCCTCCCCAAACCATACCAAAACCCAGCTGAGACCTGCTAAGCATTCACAGGACTATGACGTTACACAGCCTTTATGCTGACCCACTGCCTCTCCAGCTACATCCCACTACATTCTCCCATTTTCACTGGTGACACTGCTCTTCATCCTGGCAATAGTGGCTTCTTGTCAGACTGCCAGCTCCCAATGTCATTGTCCAGGCTGTGTAATTTGCCATAAGTATCAGCAAGTCTGAAAAAGCACACTGAGATGGTCtacaagagagagaaaaaaggactagaaagaatgataaaaaaaaacagatacACCTGGGTAAAAAGGTAGTTATATGTGCAGAGCAGTTGGGGTTTGTTCCCAGCCATAGAGAAGCTTTGCTGCTATTCCCTGCATCCACTCCCTGAAGATTGTGTAGCAGCAGAGGAAATTTTTCCAGGACTAGTAACAATTGCTTGGCTGTCTTTGAGCTCTTTAAATGCCACGTTTTAAAAACCAGTCTCAGGCAGTAAGAAATGTGTCACGAATCATTAAAATAACTACTCTGTGTTACTCACGATTAAGCAAGATCAGGAGAGATATTCCTTTAGGCAAACAAAATCTCAGGAATTAGCAGATCTGCCAGTACCTGTGCACTGGCTATCCCAGACCTTCTCCAAAGACTGATGTGTGTTTGTCTCAGCtattcaaattatttcaaacaAAGAACAGCTCACAGATAGTGAGACTGCGCAGCAGGTTTTTTACATTTAGCAAAGGTACACCAGGACAGCTCTTAGACTATTCTCAAGCCAGTGGATCTATAAATTCTTTATAAAAAACCCTCAGAGTAAAGCATTGTTCTTTTTGTCCCCTGCATGCTTTCCCAAATTTGGCTTTCATGAACGGGAGAAAACCAGAAAGTGGCAAGTGTAGACTAACAGGAATGTATGCCTATGCTTCATCTCACCTAAATGAGCTCCCATTTCTAGTTACCTTCATGTAAGATAACAACTGACCAGAAAATTGAATACCAATATTGTGATCCTCTTTTTTATTCACCACTACATTTCTTTGAATTGTACCAAAATCTTGGAGGAATGTAAGGATTAAGTAGCACCAGACTGCCCATGAAATCAGAGTTATAGCTGGAGAAAATAAGTGCTTACTCAGTGCTTACAGATATACCTCTCTTTCTGTTAACAATTTTTGTTAATGCTACTTCTAGATGTCCACAGTGAAAGAAGAAaccttgctttccttttcttcacttGGAAAATAGGAGGAATTATACATTCAGATAATGGTGGAAATCCACCCAGTAAAGTTCCAGTTCTAAGCACTAATTCCATAAGGGCACTTATTTCCAGATGATGCAGTCCTAATTACCAATGATGCCAAACAGCATTTTTGTTATGGAAGCAGTGACTCCCTGGGTACAAAATTACTGTATAATTGTCCAGGACAATGGATGAAGATTTGTATCTTAAATGAAATAGCAATAACATTTTAGAGATGGCAGAACGCATCACAAAAAATAGCTTAAGCTCTCCGGTATAACTGGTATTGTGGCTGTAGATCACCAGAATCTCATGGTCTAACCACAATGGGAAATCTCCTGGAATTCATAATTTATTAAGTAATTATTGTTAAATATTAAGTACCTTTGTCATTTATCTATTTTTCCCTTCTAGGGAGTGCTAGTAGTGCACCAATGCGCAAATTTAGTTGTGTAACTCTGTCAGATAAACAACGGAATGTCCGAAATCTTGTGAGctatgaaaagaaacaaataccAACAGATGCCATCATGTAAGTATCCCATGAACCCTTCAGACTTCCTTATGCAAGCACTAAACCATCAAATAGGGAAGAACATAATTCATGGCCCAACTCACTAAATCTGTCTAGTCCACATCACCCTTCCACTTCTTCCATAGAGGAGTCACCTGGCAGCTGAGGGAGtgaggggagaggagcaggcCTCAGAGAGCTGGGAGATGTGTGCTGCTCATGAATAATGACACAAAGCTCACTGACCAGCTCACATCTTTGTGCCCAGTGAGTGGGGAAAAATCTCAACGAGGGCAGAGTAGTCCAAGACCCCCTGCAGGAACTGAGTCAAGGGGACAGATCACGTGAAAGAATATGAGGTAACTCTGAGTCTTTCCAGGAGCTCTGTTTGGTCCTTTGAGCTCACAAGCATGCATTTTTATCACATCTGAGATCTGCTCCTGGGAGACAAACATTCATCATGATTGAACATAAAGCCCCAGGATAGCAGGTTGGCTCAGTTATCTAAAATCACTATATATGTACATGACCACGTATGCTACACGTGTACCTATGTCATGAACAGGGAACTAAGGCTGTTAACTAACTAGTTAACTAACTAAGGTGTTATTCTAACTAGCATTTACAAACTCCAGCATTTGATATTGTTTTACCACATTTTTGCTTATGTTCTGAGTATAAACCAAGAACAGAAGACCTGGGTATAGAGACTGGGAGTTCAATGCCCAGCtgatttgcttttcctttttcctataGGTTTATCACTGCAGGAGGCATCAAGATCTGTGTAAGTGCTAAACAGAAATGGGTGCAGACTGCTATGAAGATAATAGATGAAAGACGTGCTGCCAAACGCTAAAAATCCTGTCCTAGGAAAGCATCTACGAACAACTACCTGGAATCATCCTCAGTGCTGCACGTAACAAGGAAAAGCttattatttgcttttatttgcttGCTTTTAAGAAATGGCAGTAAACTCTCTGGACAAACACAAACTCACCTCCCACAGAGTTGGAAGAGTGTAGGCCTCCATCCTGATCGACATCAGAGCATTCTGCATTGAGTCCTGGCTTTAAGAAGGTGCTGTATAATTTAATCATTCATCCTCATGCAAGACAAACCTGAAACAACAGGTTTGCTTTTCCCATTGCTTTTCTCTGAATAAGAACAAACCGTGTCTGGAATCTGCATTTCACAAACTCATAGGAGCTCCCTGCCCTAGAGAACTATGTACATAGAAATGTTTTATCGTCTTAAAACTGATACGTGCTACTAACAGAAGGCTTCAAACTTCAATAAATTTACTATAAACCTGAATCAAATGGCAAGTTTGTTTGCAGGATTATTATGCAGACGGATTCTGCTGAAAGCAGCATTGCTGACAGCACAAATCTGAGAACTTCTGAGCAGGTTACCTAGACCTGACACTATTGCTAATTCACGACTCAGATTGCTTTTGAACAATCCGATTCCAAGCTTTCTACATCATATTTCATCTGTAAAGCTCACATCTCAGACAATACCTCTTCAAAAGTTCACACACTTCAAAAACAGAGTTCATATCATGCTCAGGTGACCCCACATTATCAGAAGCAGAAATGGAAGAGCTCTCTGCTCACAGAGAGAAAAGATGGGGTTTGAGGACCTTGAGGGGTAGAGGAGAGGTACAGGCAGAGTGGCTTCTGGAGTAAAGTTCCTTTCATATCACCACATGGATGGAGCCTGCACTGCTGCTAACCTATGGGCTTTTCATCCTACAGAACCTCTTAGTGATGTTCATGGAACTACAGTACTTCCAGACTGACCAATAGAAATAAGACCACATTATAAGCCAGTCTTTTTACAGTTCcttgctctgcagagcagacaCACACCTACAAATTCCAGCACTGGAATTTTTTTACCACATTTTTCCTCATGTTCTGTGTGAAAACCAAGAACAGCAGACCTAGCTTTTGAGACTGGAATTTGATTGCCACctggtttcctttctttgtaTAGGTTTATTATCAGGAAAGGTATCAGGATCTGCTTGAGGCCTGATCAGGTGTGGATGCAGGCTGCTACAAAGAAAGCAGACAAAAAGCAGACGTCATCTAGGAATGGTATTCCCCAATTTAATGTTCCCAATGAAACATCCATGAAAGAACTGCTCACTCACTCCCCTCCTCTGCCACCCTGCAGGATTGAGAGGAGAATTTGAGATATAAAAGCTAAAGATCACAGTttgagataagaaaacaaatagTTACAACAGCTATACAAAGAGCAGAGTGTACCAGACAGACAAACAATTAACATGTGATTGCTCACCGTGTGTTACCCTGGGCCCCACAACTGCAGACCCCATGCACCCAGCATGCCTCCTTCTGTCCCCTCTTCATGGTGTGAAGTGCTAAAGGAGAACCCCAAGGTCCTGGCCAGCTCACAGGCACCTATCCAGGCCAAAACTTTTGGACCTCACTGAAAGACCTAGACCAAGCTTAGGGCCCAGAACTTTGCTCCCTACGCAATCATACTCTGGGTAAACTGAAATGCCAAAcactctgctcctcctgtgctTCATAAACTCCTCTGGGAGTTTATGCTAGCCACACTTCAGGTAACAAGGATCTCAATtaatttcccttctttcttcctctgctgGTACCCATTAGAAATGAGGTAAAACCTGAGAGGAAAATCTAGTTTCGGAGGTGTTCAGGATGGAGCCTCTCTGTAGGGAGAAGACACCACATTTTAGGCCTCTCAGTCCAGATCATCTCAATACCACTATATTCAATAGTAAAACCAAGTTACTTCTCACATGGGAATGGGCTGTGTGGTAACAGACTACATGGAGAATAGAAATTTTCAGTTCCCTTGAAGCtgcaaaaaacccacagcaaatTAGGTAAAAGAATGTAAAAGGAGATACACAGGATGCTAAACATAGCTAGAACTTCTGATGAGGAACACAGTGGGTTTTATGACAAAATTATGTAACGAGACAACAGCACATGCCTTAAGAGAAGGTCAGTGCAAGGTCATTACAATTCTGATGGCACCCAGTGAATACAACCACCAAAGACCCCTTTAGATGATTCTCTAGGACCATAAATCGACTTCCAATAAAATATGGAGACAGTTAAATTAATTCTAGGAAAAGTGATGTTTATGTATTAGCTAGGATGTACATTGTAATGAATATGTATGACCATGATGGAATACATACCCTGTTGCAAACTTTTATAACATATGTTTGATTAGAGGAAAAATCCTCCAACTGTGCAGTGCTATAATAAAGAACCTGCTTTCTGATACTTCCAATTGTGTTAAAAGGTTTGTTCTCTGCCTGATTTCAGTATCAGGGATCACCAGCTGCTGAATAACAGGAGAAGCAGACAAGGGCTGGAACAGCAAAGGTGTCAATAGCATTTCTACAGAAATCTTCACAACCCTTATCCCTTTCACAGTGGAGAAGGTGGGATGCCATATGCAAGGCAGAAATTCAATCTGTGCTTGCCTTGTGTCATGCACTTGCCCAGTTCAGATCAGGAAACAATTTAATCTCCCTCCTGAATCAGAAAATGAGCACGGAGGAAATGCCAAGCTAACAATGTAAATAGGATGTTTTCTACTGAGCACAAAGACAGGTCTTACTTGAAAGACtcatttcaaatgttttccAGAGGCACATAAACCTCTCCTCCATGTTTATTTATGTAATCAATGCTAAGATAACTTGTTATTCTCTCATTTTCAATCAAGTCAGAccctgtttttcttcatttccttaTATTATCAATTGATTAGCAGACTACAGGAAATCAAAGGAGATTATTAGAACCAAATGGGTTTGCTATGAGCTGCTGTGAATTCTGGTACAAGAGACCCCTAGGACTGTTGCTTGTGTCACCTGGGTGTCTTTCACCCAAAGCATTTCCAAGTAAGGGAAACATTTGTAAAGCTTACCAAGTAAATGGACAGGCCTCCTCCTTCCACACAAATGCACAGAGAATTCAGGgaattcaggagctctgagacTGTTCTCTAGCAACACTCCTCAAGAATGCAGCATGGAGAGACAAATGCTAAGgacctgctgctgagctgggcagtgtctgcagagctggccTCAAGTTGGTCTAACAGAGATTTGCACAATGACTCAAAGCTGCACCATCCCAAAACTGTAATTACAGCTGGACACATCTCTCCTAACAAAGGCAACTGTGATGCCCTCAGAGAAAAATTCCATATAGAAGTGTCACAGTTCCCAAGAGCTTTGCTTGATTCTGGGCCCAGTTCATTCCTCCTGGCCAAACAAGACCCTCAGGAGACTCCAACAGGCTCCCACAAAACACCTACAAGCTGAGAATGTCCCAAGGCTTCAACAGGACACCAGACAACATTAGGATGTCAGAGGGACATGCTCTGTCAAGGAGAGGAGATATGCTTACAGCTGTGATTTTAATCTGGTTTCTCAGAGGTTCTGCTGCCCTGACACAGGGCCAGCAGTGAGAACAGTGACACCTCAAGTCCCCATCTATCTGGATCTGCAGGCCATGCATAAGCCGTGTGGCCTGGCCCCAGGACAGTCCATGTGTTCTGTCATCCTCTAGGAGCAGTGCACTTTGAAGCCCCACAGATTCAGATTGGGAAGACTTCAGTGTTCCTGATCTAAAGGGAAGCCGATATTGCACTGCTCCAAAGCATTTGTATGCTGGGAACACAAGCCTTTTTTAGGAGCCCAAAGAGCCC encodes:
- the LOC131588994 gene encoding lymphotactin-like — translated: MKLHTAAILLLFWLAIFTVHTVKGSASSAPMRKFSCVTLSDKQRNVRNLVSYEKKQIPTDAIMFITAGGIKICVSAKQKWVQTAMKIIDERRAAKR